The Corylus avellana chromosome ca8, CavTom2PMs-1.0 genome has a segment encoding these proteins:
- the LOC132189223 gene encoding alcohol acyltransferase 9: MLKSPELPDCCYPNQPILICPSCPTPKHSLYLSNLDDQKFLRFSIKYLYLFKKSVSLDCLKYSLSKVLVDYYPLAGRLRPSAEDDQKLKVDCNGDGAVFAEAFMDITAEEFLDLSKKPNRSWRKLLYRVEALSFLDVPPLVVQVTNLRCGGMILCTAINHCLCDGIGTSQFLHAWAQKTSRPNLDLAISPFHNRHVLKPRNPPQTNFSHPGYTRTNPKDNTHMDVVKLLQSQPLVPTSLIFTASHILHLKRQCVPSLKCTTFEALASHTWRSWVRSLDLSPSLNVKLLFSVNIRKKLNPEIPLGFYGNGFVLGCAQTNAKDLVNANLHHGVRLVQQAKSALNDDYIRSMVDLLEDKTVKTDLSTSLVISQWSKLGLEDLDFGEGQPLHMGPVTSDIYCLFLPVVGDSDAVRVLVSMPEGVVEKFEYYMKEFLDKEDNAEANGYHEEDNGLI, from the exons ATGTTAAAATCTCCAGAACTCCCAGATTGTTGCTATCCAAACCAACCCATATTAATCTGCCCGAGTTGTCCGACCCCCAAGCATTCCCTCTATCTCTCCAATCTCGATGACCAAAAGTTCCTTAGGTTCTCCATTAAATATCTCTACCTTTTCAAGAAATCAGTGAGCTTAGATTGCTTGAAATATTCTCTTTCCAAAGTTTTAGTGGACTATTACCCATTAGCTGGGAGGTTGAGGCCTAGTGCCGAGGATGATCAGAAGCTCAAGGTTGATTGTAATGGAGACGGTGCCGTTTTCGCTGAGGCTTTCATGGACATCACTGCCGAAGAATTTCTCGACCTTTCCAAGAAGCCAAACAGGTCTTGGAGAAAGCTCTTGTATAGGGTGGAAGCTCTCAGTTTCTTGGATGTTCCTCCTCTCGTAGTTCAG GTAACGAATCTCCGTTGTGGAGGAATGATTTTGTGCACCGCAATCAACCACTGTCTATGCGACGGCATTGGGACATCGCAGTTTCTACATGCGTGGGCCCAGAAAACCAGTAGGCCAAATCTTGATCTAGCAATCTCTCCCTTCCACAACCGCCACGTGTTAAAACCCCGGAATCCCCCTCAGACAAACTTCAGCCATCCCGGATATACCAGAACAAACCCCAAGGATAATACTCACATGGACGTCGTAAAGTTGCTGCAATCTCAGCCGCTGGTGCCCACATCCCTGATCTTCACCGCCTCTCACATTCTTCACCTAAAGAGGCAGTGCGTACCATCGCTCAAGTGCACCACCTTCGAAGCCCTGGCATCGCACACGTGGCGCTCCTGGGTTAGGTCACTCGACCTGTCCCCGTCACTCAATGTCAAGCTCCTTTTCTCCGTTAATATCCGGAAAAAGTTGAACCCGGAGATACCACTAGGGTTTTATGGGAATGGGTTCGTGCTAGGATGCGCCCAGACCAATGCAAAGGACCTGGTCAATGCTAACCTGCACCATGGCGTGAGGCTGGTGCAGCAAGCGAAATCTGCTCTCAACGATGACTACATACGGTCAATGGTCGATTTGCTGGAGGACAAAACGGTAAAAACGGATCTCTCGACGAGTCTGGTAATATCGCAGTGGTCTAAGCTGGGATTAGAGGATTTGGATTTCGGAGAAGGGCAGCCGCTGCACATGGGGCCTGTGACAAGTGATATTTACTGCTTGTTTTTACCGGTTGTTGGTGACTCCGATGCCGTCAGAGTGCTCGTGTCCATGCCGGAGGGCGTTGTGGAGAAATTCGAGTATTACATGAAAGAGTTTTTGGATAAAGAAGATAACGCAGAAGCTAATGGGTATCATGAAGAAGATAACGGATTGATCTAA